CAAAATACTCATATCGAGAGAGAAATATACTGAGAGTacatacattttatttgtacttataataataaatagaaatacatttttgttcaTTGTTTTACAGTTATAAATCTGGAGCTTGGATACACACTGCTCGAAATAACTGCtttcttattttgttttgcATCGCAATCGCTTTCGAATAAATACAAGAGTACATTGCCATATATTGGTGGGTCGATATTTGTTCGTTATGTTTATACTATATAGAAGTATATATATGCAGATAGATAGGTAGCGTCCGGCTGCGGTTAGATTTTGATTTGTTtgattatatatatatgtgtatacTTTTTGTGGTTAGTGTGGAGGAAATTGGGTTGGGGAATGTGGGAAGCTTGGTTTTAGATTTTGGATTTGGAAAGGAATACAGGTTTATTTTTTGGGACAGGTTGGGTATCGGGAGAGATAATGAATGAATAGAATTGAGTGTGTGTGCTGGTGGTGCTTCGCTGTTAGTTAGAACATGTAGGTGGGTACATATAATCCAGGATTCACGGCAAGCATTCTTAAAGCATTTCTTATTCCTAGAACTCAAACAAACAAATGTCTCTAATGACCCTAATCATAAAATCGTACATTGTACATTACGTAGTCTGTTCGTAATTGGCGTGGCTATATTCCGAAAGCGTAGTTGCGTGTCCAAGCTCCGATTTCTTTCTATATCGCATAAAGCTTTTGCAGAACTTGTGCTAACCTTCTGTGTATCCGATGGCCCCAGGAAAACCGGTCGCCGTCTGTCCCTCCTGATGACTGTATGCTGGAATACTGCCGCTCAAGTCTCCACTGCCATGTCCCTCGTTGTGACCGTGTTTTCCTGGGGTTCCCGATCCCGAGCCTTGTCCGTTTCCTGTTGGGCCAGGAGGACCTGGTGGACCATTGGGACCTGGTGGACCATGGGGGCCGGAAGGACCAGATGGTCCGGGAGGACCACGAGAACCGTTTGGCCCATTGGGACCGTTTCCTCCATAGCCACCATTGCCTCCGTAACCTCCACCACCACCATTACCACCAAATCCACCATGTCCTCCCTGAGCTCCAGACACATGAATGTAGGGCGCCGATGCAGGTGATCCTCCATCTGAAACACAAGCAAATGTTGGTGATCTAGATCTTGTCACCACATTGATGTTGTGCAATTGTATATTAGCTCACTGTAGTTTCCATCGTTACCAGGCCTCAAAGCGGCCACAGAATGTGACGAGGGTGCCTGTACACCGGGAGCGCGATCGAATGTATGTCCTTTGCCAGTATCAAATAAACCAGTACCGCCAGCACCTGCGGGGCTAGGGCCCTTGCCTCTGCCATTATCACCATAACGGTGAATTTGAGGACTTTTCTGGTCAGAACCCTTAAATACCAAAGCAGGTGTATTCGAGAATCCGGGTTTAACGGTGTTTTGTCCATTCTAGAAGACAGTATgcagtttaaaaatatttttcatgtttCTGTTAATTGAATGCTCCTCTCCCTTTTTGCCAAAGGAGGGTGGTCCAGAACGTACTTGTTCGATGAAGATCAAAGGTATATTTGGTCTCACGCCACCCTCAAATTTCCCACAACCAATTGGGAAATACAATTCATCCCATTGCAGGAGTACGCCAGTAGACTTAACATTGGGATCGTCGGTGGGAGGATAGGTAACGACAGGCTCCATAGGTGTTACAGTGCGGTAGCCGTGAGCATCGGCCACATAGTGGGTAGCGCGCAGGACTTTGTAGGGATCAATGTGACCATAACAGCCGTATGTAACGCCATCAGGACCACGGGTCTCATGATGGAAATTACCAGTCTTGTCAATATCATAACCGTAACGATAGGCGCCTTAAGGCGATACATTGTGTTGAAAAGTACATGgatgttttcgattttttgttttgtttgattgGAGGAGTAGTTAGATAAATTGTGTAAAAGTTTGGGATTTACAagtgtaataaaattaaaacctatGTATATACATGACACAATTCCTAGAAATTTCTAtgacaacaaaaaatttaaatacctAAACTAATCTAACCTTAAGGGATATAGAAAAAAGgggttgaaaaaaattaagagaAAAACACTGCTCGCATAAAGGATTCTTTTATGAAAGGTAGGGAAGCACTAGGTTTCGTTGGGATAAGGATACATGGGGAAATTTGTTTAAGAGAATGATAAGGGATAATTGAAGAGCATAGCACTCTCTTTTCACACGAGAGACAATATTTATGGGTGTTTTTTTAGGCTTCTTCAGTGGTTTATTTCATACCGGGTGTTTGAGGTGGGTTCACTGTATATCCAGCATACTGAAGACATTTGATATGAGCTCATTAGATCCTTCACTCAGGCTTCACAATACATTTAACCGAAATTATTTTATCCGAATGAATCTATAGGTATACATCgtgatatattttaatttttacaattgtgttttctttaattatatttggtGATAAGCAACTCTTAATACAAGCGTAAGTGTGAAGGATCTTCTTTAAGCTCAAGGTGCTTGATAATTCATATTACGACGATAGTTGTAGTAAGAAAAGGTAGGGAGGTGGGTGTTGGAGTAAGGAATAAAGGAATTTTGTGTGGGAGGAATAGGAATAGGAGATGAGTATGCGAAGCTTTTGTTTATGTACGAATACTAAGAACTTCCACTGACATACAAATTATACATACAAATATACAATACAATACTAAAGACAGAGAGTGAGAGTATAGGAGGAGTAAGAATAATAGACAGTGAGAGAGGAGAGTGTTTGGCTTGTTTGATTATACTGGCAAGttgttttttggtttgtggagaTTTTGTGGGTGGAGAGCTGTTGGAGGGGGATATATTTACAAGTCGAGTCGATCTGTGGCGATCAGTTTGGAGATGGACGATTACGGTTGATAACTGAGATTGATTACACTACAGCGTTTTATTTGCTTGCTTGCGCTTTTATTTGGTTGTTTATTGGTAAATGTTTTTTTGCTGCTGAatggttttcaaattttttatgatttttttctatcgtTTGTTTAGTAGTGAAGCTACAGGTTAGAAAAAAactgttattttaattttgttgctgttgaagattgtttaaaatattttgatattcgAAATTTGTGGTTGTGTGTGTAGTATATGGAGAGCGTATTGGCGGTCTACATTTACATAGGCTCTATgtatgtaatttttgttt
This is a stretch of genomic DNA from Haematobia irritans isolate KBUSLIRL chromosome 4, ASM5000362v1, whole genome shotgun sequence. It encodes these proteins:
- the frm gene encoding farmer isoform X4 → MARAVFCMAIACILVQSAISVKLDSENRRLILDIKDQKTTNKQYYSSNFDTSAYRYGYDIDKTGNFHHETRGPDGVTYGCYGHIDPYKVLRATHYVADAHGYRTVTPMEPVVTYPPTDDPNVKSTGVLLQWDELYFPIGCGKFEGGVRPNIPLIFIEQNGQNTVKPGFSNTPALVFKGSDQKSPQIHRYGDNGRGKGPSPAGAGGTGLFDTGKGHTFDRAPGVQAPSSHSVAALRPGNDGNYNGGSPASAPYIHVSGAQGGHGGFGGNGGGGGYGGNGGYGGNGPNGPNGSRGPPGPSGPSGPHGPPGPNGPPGPPGPTGNGQGSGSGTPGKHGHNEGHGSGDLSGSIPAYSHQEGQTATGFPGAIGYTEG